One region of Solanum pennellii chromosome 6, SPENNV200 genomic DNA includes:
- the LOC107021529 gene encoding uncharacterized protein LOC107021529 encodes MGFFDLNIPYYESDRNIVTDKKALKAIRLKLIIKAMELGYTGIAYNRTFRGVMSESDRCCIPLFPLSSVLKLAPSLSSAVKFHRELLNVPVSAPFRQYTRLTVVVDSSSQASALNSGNPILKSYDIVAVRPLNQQAFEQACQVSEVDIIAIDFSDKLPFRLKQSMVKAAIQRGVYFEITYSSLILDAQMRRQTISNAKLLVDWTRGKNLLFSSAAPSVTELRGPYDVANLASLLGLQLERAKAALSKNCRTVITNALRKKSYHKEAIKVEPITSGIKEPEFDDWLNKWDPISSGEGDLLLDDIKKSFSGSRNVRKEVKPIDFSSTVNNLPAHGLQIKDLISSKVAGQVPMDAVEELAGVQVDERTLPRSGISQEPGGVNFLPVECSILEDDMDKNQHGSGSEKVRVPHFSIALNNAANLDKQEENGRIDNEDIQFTKKLDITDTSGTKMHDFQTETSPVSCEGNAVLPDGVTTHTYRRDIEVRENGMTDNDEMKITGKLDVQDTSSEKIIQDFQLETCSASSDGVLPQSAANYTCRTDSEVTLSASSSLADVTLSKDETFTGSNVQQLGISGSFHTDYRDHNGADGVALVEARVNNNATDKEQFREMRYRSTTLAAGSSNSEHSNPMEVDDEYFLIADKVPSKDVTEGEPEHAGDSAGLSHQILGGSLSGKMKRKTSYRPSLFPFKRLLTRRPSTFRG; translated from the exons ATGGGTTTCTTCGACCTCAATATACCCTACTATGAATCCGATAGAAACATCGTTACAGATAAAAAAGCCCTAAAAGCCATACGTCTCAAGCTCATAATCAAGGCTATGGAATTGGGTTATACTGGAATAGCATACAATCGTACTTTCAGAGGTGTAATGTCGGAATCGGATCGTTGTTGTATCCCTTTATTCCCTCTTTCTTCTGTTTTGAAACTTGCACCTTCACTTTCCTCAGCTGTAAAGTTTCACAGAGAACTCTTAAATGTACCCGTTTCAGCCCCTTTTCGGCAGTACACGCGTTTGACTGTTGTAGTTGATAGTTCGTCTCAGGCTTCGGCTCTTAATTCTGGTAATCCTATTCTGAAAAGCTATGATATTGTTGCCGTGAGACCACTCAATCAGCAGGCGTTTGAACAGGCTTGCCAGGTTTCCGAG GTGGACATAATTGCTATTGATTTCTCGGATAAGTTGCCATTTAGGTTGAAGCAATCCATGGTTAAAGCTGCAATTCAG CGTGGAGTATATTTTGAGATTACTTACTCAAGTCTTATTTTGGATGCCCAAATGAGAAGGCAAACTATATCTAATGCTAAG TTGCTGGTGGATTGGACTCGAGGAAAGAATCTTCTTTTCTCCAGTGCTGCTCCTTCTGTAACCGAACTTAGAGGGCCTTATGATGTAGCGAATTTGGCATCTTTGCTCGGTCTCCAACTGGAACGTGCTAAAGCAGCGCTTTCCAAAAATTGTAG AACTGTTATAACTAATGCTTTAAGGAAAAAATCTTACCACAAGGAGGCAATTAAGGTTGAACCAATAACATCGGGCATCAAGGAACCTGAATTTGATGATTGGCTCAACAAATGGGATCCTATCTCTAGTGGTGAGGGTGATTTGCTGTTAGACGACATCAAGAAATCTTTTTCTGGCTCCAGAAATGTACGAAAAGAAGTGAAACCCATCGACTTTAGTTCAACTGTGAATAACCTGCCTGCACATGGGCTCCAGATTAAAGATTTGATATCTTCAAAAGTGGCGGGGCAAGTTCCTATGGATGCTGTTGAAGAATTGGCAGGTGTTCAGGTGGATGAGAGGACTCTTCCAAGATCTGGAATATCACAAGAACCAGGTGGTGTCAATTTTCTGCCTGTAGAATGTTCAATTCTAGAAGATGATATGGATAAAAACCAACATGGTTCTGGTTCTGAAAAAGTTAGGGTGCCACATTTTTCCATTGCTCTAAACAATGCTGCTAATTTGGATAAACAAGAGGAAAACGGTAGGATTGATAATGAGGATATACAATTTACAAAGAAGTTAGATATAACAGATACATCTGGGACCaaaatgcatgattttcaaacAGAAACTAGTCCAGTTAGTTGTGAAGGAAATGCTGTCTTGCCAGATGGTGTGACAACCCACACCTACAGAAGAGATATCGAAGTTAGAGAAAATGGTATGACTGACAATGACGAAATGAAAATTACAGGTAAGTTGGACGTGCAGGATACTTCTTCTGAGAAGATAATACAGGATTTTCAACTTGAAACTTGTTCAGCTAGTAGTGATGGAGTCTTGCCACAGAGTGCAGCAAACTATACTTGCAGAACAGATTCTGAAGTCACTCTTTCTGCTAGTTCTTCCTTGGCGGATGTTACACTTTCAAAGGATGAGACTTTCACTGGTTCAAATGTTCAGCAGCTTGGGATCTCAGGTAGCTTCCACACAGATTACCGTGATCATAATGGTGCAGATGGTGTAGCCTTGGTTGAGGCACGAGTTAATAACAATGCAACtgacaaagaacaatttagggAGATGAGATATCGTTCTACTACCTTAGCTGCTGGATCATCCAACAGTGAGCATAGCAATCCTATGGAAGTGGATGATGAGTATTTTTTAATTGCTGATAAGGTGCCAAGCAAAGATGTTACAGAGGGAGAACCGGAACACGCTGGTGATAGTGCTGGACTAAGTCATCAGATCCTGGGTGGATCTTTGTCAG GGAAAATGAAACGCAAGACATCTTATCGGCCTTCTTTGTTTCCTTTCAAACGCTTGTTGACTCGTAGGCCTTCCACTTTCAGAGGCTGA
- the LOC107023251 gene encoding uncharacterized protein LOC107023251 isoform X5 produces the protein MCCLLVQPCTNLDCLYLHEVGSQEDSFSKDEIISAYTRSRVQQIAGAVNTMQRRSGSVLPPPAEEYCSNNSASADKPISKNAATNSAPSVRGSSSPPNSSSGRSAALPAGALWGTRVSNNQHPPASVPCSNGPLNKKPQTCNPAVSYNAVERTSQVSLLPTYAGKKVVHTEESVTSQEKGKIETLEPVKQHVGADPHIYTSENPTIPAPLDSQLHSVPSMSLKDRDKQMIPTSSTNALDISVKSSGPGFTKYFNDTTDAKIQNVCLDMSSLSIGRHEKTQSNCIDQNKESPPSELTGEYATSADEICITREKSDLRLDTQSKVTQVTTSEMENDLLTFNEQRHRDPEVVIDKVYSPNLPLSLHSPAQPCWYSSQLTNGGGPVRADMQLDRRTDSVSQPSRESSTNGYPENVSNCVADLHTIDRSYYPLPDEGKRMHVERFQGEAPSENSSTNVDIGENSIISNILSLDFDPWNESLTSPQNLAKLLGETDDRQGSVRVSSSRKLTSNQSRFSFAREEPTTNALADYQPSLNYIEQSFNHYHHGHDFPNSRNDKLDYIGTRNGFSMANNEETVGFGNSFSHLSSNKLSVSRPQMSAPPGFSAPNRAPPPGFASHFERMEQNFDSLHASNLRDASSLHNLHQAPQVGHVSNGDIEFMDPAILAVGKGFPNGLHLSNLDMSSSCPPQSNTLQNEGRLQLLMQRSVAAHQNQSFSDTRNMFSPFGDAYGMSSRGVEQTLANNHPPFDGFSSRALEQTLVNHQSPYSQLTLSLGRNSVMSNGHWDSWNGVQSGNSLGVAEHPRTENMGFNKFFTGYEESKIHMPNSGNLYNRTFGM, from the exons GAGTAGAGTTCAACAAATTGCTGGTGCCGTTAATACTATGCAACGGCGATCAGGGAGTGTGTTACCGCCGCCAGCAGAGGAGTACTGCAGTAACAACTCTGCTTCTGCAGACAAACCTATTAGTAAAAATGCTGCAACT AATTCAGCACCCAGTGTTAGAGGCTCCAGCTCCCCACCAAATAGTAGCTCTGGTAGATCTGCGGCTCTTCCTGCTGGAGCTTTATG GGGAACACGTGTATCAAATAATCAACACCCACCTGCCAGTGTACCATGTTCTAATGGACCACTTAATAAGAAGCCTCAAACGTGTAATCCAGCTGTATCTTATAATGCTGTTGAAAGGACAAGTCAGGTTTCGTTACTGCCTACCTATGCAGGAAAGAAAGTAGTACATACTGAAGAAAGTGTAACTTCTCAAGAGAAAGGTAAAATAGAGACTTTAGAACCTGTTAAGCAGCATGTAGGAGCAGATCCTCATATCTATACTTCTGAGAACCCCACTATTCCGGCACCTCTGGACAGTCAGCTACATAGTGTCCCGTCCATGTCTTTGAAGGACAGAGATAAACAAATGATACCAACCAGTAGTACAAATGCCTTGGATATTTCTGTTAAGTCTAGTGGACCTGgttttacaaaatatttcaatGATACCACGGATGCTAAGATCCAGAATGTATGCCTTGATATGTCGTCATTGAGCATTGGTAGACATGAAAAAACACAGAGCAACTGTATTGATCAAAATAAGGAGTCCCCGCCATCTGAATTGACCGGGGAATATGCGACTTCTGCAGATGAGATTTGTATTACAAGAGAGAAGTCTGACTTGAGATTGGATACACAGAGCAAAGTAACACAAGTTACTACTTCTGAAATGGAGAATGATTTGCTAACCTTTAATGAGCAGAGACATAGGGATCCCGAAGTAGTTATTGACAAAGTTTATTCACCAAATCTTCCCCTTTCTTTGCACTCCCCAGCTCAGCCTTGTTGGTATTCCTCTCAGCTGACTAATGGTGGTGGACCTGTTAGGGCCGATATGCAGTTAGACAGGAGAACTGATTCAGTATCACAGCCTTCTCGTGAATCATCGACTAATGGATACCCCGAGAATGTATCAAATTGTGTGGCGGATTTGCATACTATTGATAGAAGTTATTATCCGTTGCCTGACGAGGGTAAGAGGATGCATGTGGAAAGGTTTCAAGGTGAAGCTCCTAGCGAGAACAGTAGTACTAATGTAGATATTGGAGAGAACAGTATTATATCTAATATTTTGTCCCTGGATTTTGATCCTTGGAATGAGTCATTAACTTCTCCTCAGAACCTTGCCAAGTTGTTGGGAGAAACTGATGACCGACAAGGGTCTGTTAGAGTGTCAAGCTCAAGAAAATTAACCAGTAACCAATCAAGATTCTCTTTTGCAAGAGAAGAACCAACCACCAATGCATTAGCTGATTATCAACCATCTCTTAATTACATTGAGCAAAGTTTtaatcattatcatcatggtCATGATTTTCCAAATAGCAGAAATGATAAACTTGATTATATTGGTACTCGTAATGGTTTTTCCATGGCTAATAATGAGGAAACAGTTGGTTTTGGCAACAGCTTTTCTCATCTCTCTTCTAATAAGCTATCAG TGTCCAGACCTCAGATGTCAGCACCTCCAGGGTTCTCAGCACCAAACAGAGCACCACCCCCGGGTTTTGCTTCTCATTTTGAGAGAATGGAACAGAATTTTGACTCTCTTCATG CGAGTAACTTGCGTGATGCCTCCTCATTGCACAATCTGCACCAGGCTCCTCAAGTTGGACATGTGAGTAATGGTGATATTGAGTTTATGGATCCTGCTATTCTGGCAGTTGGTAAAGGGTTTCCTAATGGCCTTCATCTCTCAAACTTGGACATGTCTTCAAGTTGTCCTCCACAATCAAATACTTTACAAAATGAGGGAAGGCTTCAATTACTGATGCAAAGATCTGTAGCTGCGCATCAGAACCAGAGTTTTTCTGATACGAGGAATATGTTTTCACCGTTCGGTGATGCTTATGGAATGTCTTCCCGGGGTGTGGAGCAAACTCTGGCCAACAATCATCCCCCATTTGATGGATTTTCTTCCAGGGCTCTGGAGCAAACTCTGGTCAACCATCAATCTCCATATTCACAGCTCACTCTTTCCCTTGGTAGAAACTCTGTCATGTCAAATGGCCACTGGGACAGTTGGAATGGGGTTCAGAGTGGAAACAGTTTGGGTGTAGCGGAACACCCCCGAACAGAAAATATGGGCTTTAACAAGTTCTTTACCGGATATGAGGAATCAAAGATTCATATGCCCAATTCTGGCAATTTGTATAATAGAACATTTGGGATGTAA
- the LOC107023251 gene encoding uncharacterized protein LOC107023251 isoform X6 has product MCCLLVQPCTNLDCLYLHEVGSQEDSFSKDEIISAYTRVQQIAGAVNTMQRRSGSVLPPPAEEYCSNNSASADKPISKNAATNSAPSVRGSSSPPNSSSGRSAALPAGALWGTRVSNNQHPPASVPCSNGPLNKKPQTCNPAVSYNAVERTSQVSLLPTYAGKKVVHTEESVTSQEKGKIETLEPVKQHVGADPHIYTSENPTIPAPLDSQLHSVPSMSLKDRDKQMIPTSSTNALDISVKSSGPGFTKYFNDTTDAKIQNVCLDMSSLSIGRHEKTQSNCIDQNKESPPSELTGEYATSADEICITREKSDLRLDTQSKVTQVTTSEMENDLLTFNEQRHRDPEVVIDKVYSPNLPLSLHSPAQPCWYSSQLTNGGGPVRADMQLDRRTDSVSQPSRESSTNGYPENVSNCVADLHTIDRSYYPLPDEGKRMHVERFQGEAPSENSSTNVDIGENSIISNILSLDFDPWNESLTSPQNLAKLLGETDDRQGSVRVSSSRKLTSNQSRFSFAREEPTTNALADYQPSLNYIEQSFNHYHHGHDFPNSRNDKLDYIGTRNGFSMANNEETVGFGNSFSHLSSNKLSVSRPQMSAPPGFSAPNRAPPPGFASHFERMEQNFDSLHASNLRDASSLHNLHQAPQVGHVSNGDIEFMDPAILAVGKGFPNGLHLSNLDMSSSCPPQSNTLQNEGRLQLLMQRSVAAHQNQSFSDTRNMFSPFGDAYGMSSRGVEQTLANNHPPFDGFSSRALEQTLVNHQSPYSQLTLSLGRNSVMSNGHWDSWNGVQSGNSLGVAEHPRTENMGFNKFFTGYEESKIHMPNSGNLYNRTFGM; this is encoded by the exons AGTTCAACAAATTGCTGGTGCCGTTAATACTATGCAACGGCGATCAGGGAGTGTGTTACCGCCGCCAGCAGAGGAGTACTGCAGTAACAACTCTGCTTCTGCAGACAAACCTATTAGTAAAAATGCTGCAACT AATTCAGCACCCAGTGTTAGAGGCTCCAGCTCCCCACCAAATAGTAGCTCTGGTAGATCTGCGGCTCTTCCTGCTGGAGCTTTATG GGGAACACGTGTATCAAATAATCAACACCCACCTGCCAGTGTACCATGTTCTAATGGACCACTTAATAAGAAGCCTCAAACGTGTAATCCAGCTGTATCTTATAATGCTGTTGAAAGGACAAGTCAGGTTTCGTTACTGCCTACCTATGCAGGAAAGAAAGTAGTACATACTGAAGAAAGTGTAACTTCTCAAGAGAAAGGTAAAATAGAGACTTTAGAACCTGTTAAGCAGCATGTAGGAGCAGATCCTCATATCTATACTTCTGAGAACCCCACTATTCCGGCACCTCTGGACAGTCAGCTACATAGTGTCCCGTCCATGTCTTTGAAGGACAGAGATAAACAAATGATACCAACCAGTAGTACAAATGCCTTGGATATTTCTGTTAAGTCTAGTGGACCTGgttttacaaaatatttcaatGATACCACGGATGCTAAGATCCAGAATGTATGCCTTGATATGTCGTCATTGAGCATTGGTAGACATGAAAAAACACAGAGCAACTGTATTGATCAAAATAAGGAGTCCCCGCCATCTGAATTGACCGGGGAATATGCGACTTCTGCAGATGAGATTTGTATTACAAGAGAGAAGTCTGACTTGAGATTGGATACACAGAGCAAAGTAACACAAGTTACTACTTCTGAAATGGAGAATGATTTGCTAACCTTTAATGAGCAGAGACATAGGGATCCCGAAGTAGTTATTGACAAAGTTTATTCACCAAATCTTCCCCTTTCTTTGCACTCCCCAGCTCAGCCTTGTTGGTATTCCTCTCAGCTGACTAATGGTGGTGGACCTGTTAGGGCCGATATGCAGTTAGACAGGAGAACTGATTCAGTATCACAGCCTTCTCGTGAATCATCGACTAATGGATACCCCGAGAATGTATCAAATTGTGTGGCGGATTTGCATACTATTGATAGAAGTTATTATCCGTTGCCTGACGAGGGTAAGAGGATGCATGTGGAAAGGTTTCAAGGTGAAGCTCCTAGCGAGAACAGTAGTACTAATGTAGATATTGGAGAGAACAGTATTATATCTAATATTTTGTCCCTGGATTTTGATCCTTGGAATGAGTCATTAACTTCTCCTCAGAACCTTGCCAAGTTGTTGGGAGAAACTGATGACCGACAAGGGTCTGTTAGAGTGTCAAGCTCAAGAAAATTAACCAGTAACCAATCAAGATTCTCTTTTGCAAGAGAAGAACCAACCACCAATGCATTAGCTGATTATCAACCATCTCTTAATTACATTGAGCAAAGTTTtaatcattatcatcatggtCATGATTTTCCAAATAGCAGAAATGATAAACTTGATTATATTGGTACTCGTAATGGTTTTTCCATGGCTAATAATGAGGAAACAGTTGGTTTTGGCAACAGCTTTTCTCATCTCTCTTCTAATAAGCTATCAG TGTCCAGACCTCAGATGTCAGCACCTCCAGGGTTCTCAGCACCAAACAGAGCACCACCCCCGGGTTTTGCTTCTCATTTTGAGAGAATGGAACAGAATTTTGACTCTCTTCATG CGAGTAACTTGCGTGATGCCTCCTCATTGCACAATCTGCACCAGGCTCCTCAAGTTGGACATGTGAGTAATGGTGATATTGAGTTTATGGATCCTGCTATTCTGGCAGTTGGTAAAGGGTTTCCTAATGGCCTTCATCTCTCAAACTTGGACATGTCTTCAAGTTGTCCTCCACAATCAAATACTTTACAAAATGAGGGAAGGCTTCAATTACTGATGCAAAGATCTGTAGCTGCGCATCAGAACCAGAGTTTTTCTGATACGAGGAATATGTTTTCACCGTTCGGTGATGCTTATGGAATGTCTTCCCGGGGTGTGGAGCAAACTCTGGCCAACAATCATCCCCCATTTGATGGATTTTCTTCCAGGGCTCTGGAGCAAACTCTGGTCAACCATCAATCTCCATATTCACAGCTCACTCTTTCCCTTGGTAGAAACTCTGTCATGTCAAATGGCCACTGGGACAGTTGGAATGGGGTTCAGAGTGGAAACAGTTTGGGTGTAGCGGAACACCCCCGAACAGAAAATATGGGCTTTAACAAGTTCTTTACCGGATATGAGGAATCAAAGATTCATATGCCCAATTCTGGCAATTTGTATAATAGAACATTTGGGATGTAA